The nucleotide window ttattcatgtCGAAAATAATTAAGAATACTTCACACGCATTATCGTGGatggaaaaataataatttttttattggctTAATAgggaaaaataatatttttttattggctTAATAGTTTATCAGACgctaaagacaaaaaataaaaaaacatgaggaCGCGTTAaacttgtaagttgtaaccaCGGAAGACTTAGGTATACTTTGTCGTCAAGGTttagaaaatatcaaaaagagaACATTCCCATGCATCTCGGGTGCTAGCTCCACTTGATGAATACCATTAATTACATGTCTATAGTGGATAAAGTTTAACTCGGAGGACCTCTTTCTATATAAATAAACGCTACTCATGCATTCGGTAGACATATATCAGAACAGCTCtagtagaagagagagagagaaagaggatgatggcATTGGCTTTTGGCAAACTAAGCATCATGGTGGTTGCCGTGTTCGTGGTACTAGGTGCATTGGACACCGGCCTGGCGAAGGCGGGAGACTGccggaaggaaaaagaagagttGGTAGCTGCCTGCGGCAAGTACTGCCTCAAAGAGAAGCCGCTTCCATTTCCGCCGTCCGCAAAGTGCTGCAGCAAGATCAAGGCTGCTGACTTTGCCTGCCTCTGCCAAAATGTCACACCTGGAGACGAGGAGATCTTCAACATGAAATTGGGTGTCACCCTCGCCCGCAAGTGTGGCAATCCCCTGCCTGTCGGAATGAAATGCGGAAGTACGTGATTCTCAACTCTATGCCTAGACCGAGTTTCGCACCTGCATCAGGCCAGTGCACACAACGAATATGCACGAAAAAAAGGGAGAACTGAGGGTTCTTTTGGCCCTCATCTCTGAAAAAGATGTCTGGTTTAGTCTTTTCACATTTTGTTGGTCCATGAAGGGGAGGTTCACTTTTTACTTCCCATGCAAACACAAAACTGGTTACGTACGTACCAAGATCGTGCACACGGATGTTTAATGACCAAATTGCTCATGACTAAGCTAAAAAAGTCAGCCTTTTTACAGGAACAAAAAGGTTTATCAAAAAGTTAGAAGTCTTAAAAgtatatttctttataaaaaaattcgtAAAATGCCTCAATCCACATTCTTTTTTCCTGATTAGGCTCTCCCATTTAGCGGCCTCAATCCATATGTTTGGGTCAAACACATGTTAGTATGACTCTTAAGCAGAGAATTCGATTCTAAAATTGGGAAACCTGCCTGGGATTTTGAGAGTTATTAGGTGTCTTAGCAAGTTCGAAAGTCCATTCACCTATGCTTTAAACAAGGGCATCGATAGACAAGTCTAATTTTGGATTCATCAGTGTCTGTAGTTTGATAACTAATTACAACtgttcacatttttctttcattgtggATCCAGGTTACTTCGTGCCCGAAGCTTGAAGATGGCGAAGGAGCTTCGTCTATAAATGGTCGTGTGTGCCTTTATGTGTGTGCCTTTTGTGTGGAATGAAGCACGTACTAGGATGTGTGTGCGTGCATTGATCTATCAACTGTGTACTTCTATCTATCATCTAATAAATAAAGCAACGAGAGCATAGCTATTCGTGTGAATGGTGGGTGCTAATGGCTGTTGTTCAGTTTCAAAGCGCTCGCCTCCCACTTCCCCTAAGTTCTGAGGGTGCGTCAGCGACTTATTGTGCAATGGCTTGATGCCTATGAGAATCGAACCACTTGGCTAAACTTCGAGGCTGCTTTTgtatcaattttaaaattttgtattttttttccatcaaaatcatttttattaaGAACGATTCCATCATGACAGATGCCTGATGTTATGAAGTAgctaaaatataaatttttgctGCCAAACAGTTACTACATTGTCATTAAGAAATAAAACATTTACTAACTCAGAGTTTTGTCTAACACAACCACTGCATTGTAAAACGTGTTAGTAAAGGCATTGTGACAAAAGCCTTCTCTTACAAAAATGCTATGTGTTAGTAATAATTATTActaagaaggttttttggtctaTAGCAACAAAATGACTGCATTAGTAATTAACTATTTATTAAAGGAAACGTTGATAGCAATCAAGCAACTGAGAAAGAGGATGAATGCCATGGAGGAATGCACAACGCAAGAAAAGAATACCTTCACAAATATAGTATAACAAAATATGATAATACAAAAGAGACTTGTGTAGCTTCCTCCTTTGTTTCTTGTTAAGTGTTGTAAAGAATATGGCAATCAAGCCACATGTGAAAACCATTTAAATAATGACAAACcttctaaaaatatatatatatatatatatacagaaaaagagaggaaagtGAATGTAAGCTACGGCCGAACCACTCTAAaaatttgttctctctctctctctctctctctctctctctctctctctctctctctcgtgtgtctcttcatggtatcagagccatgacTTCTGAAGACTCTCAACATTCTAATCCTCTTCTAAGGATCAACCTAGAGCCATGAAGCCCCAATGGCAATTCAGGCGAAAGCTTTGGATCAGCAAACGTCAATGTCCAGCATGTTCTCGTTTAAGTGAATATCATGAAATCTATGTCATTATATTTCAGTCAACCTTATGGCTGATAATTACCACACATGGGAATCACAGTTTAAGCTGATTCTATCTACATATGATTTAACCCGGTATGTTGATGGCTCTAAACCTACTACGCCTAAAATTTTAGAGGGAACATTTACAATAAATCTTGAGTATGCTATATGGCATAAGCATGGTCAACTTTTGTTAAGTTACATTATTACGTCTTTGTGTGAACCCATTCTTGCTCAAGTGATTTGATTATCTATTGGAAAGCTCCACAGGAAAACTATGATGCTCGTTATTGTTCAAAAATTATGCAACTGAAATTTCAGATTCAAGATATTAGGGAAGGTTCAATGTCAATAGATGAATATATTACTAAAGCCAAGAATACTGTACACAAACTCACAACAGCTGGTAAAGAGGTAGCCTAAGATATCCTTATATTGCAAATACTTAAAGGCCTACCCAATGAATATTCTGTCTTTAGGGTCTCTATGGAAACCAGATCCCAATTTGTCACCATAGCTGAACCACACAGCTTGCTTCTAGTTCAAGAAGCACATATGAGTAATCATGAAGACTTTAGCCAGATCAGTCCAGCAGCAAATGTTGTTAATAACGCTTCATATGGGAATCAAAACCAGCAATATGACAACAGAAAGTTCAACTATAATTACTCTAGAGGTACAGGAAATAGAGGCCACCATCGTCAAGGCTCTAACAGAGGTGGATGAGGTTTCAATAATGAGAATAATAGACCTAGGGTGTACTATCAACTATATGAGAAGGTTGGAAATTCAGCACGGCAATGTTATCAAGTTCAATCCTATGCTGCTCAGCATGGGAAGTCCATTGACCACCAACCTCAAGCGCACAACACGACTATTGGAAACATTGCAGACTCAAACTGGTAACCTGATTCGGGTGCCACCCACTACATGACCAGCAATCTCTCTAATCTTTCCAACCACCATGAGTATCAAGGAATGATGCCCTCAAGTTGACAGACGGTTCAGGTTTGACCATCTCTCATATTggctcatctctcttttctaaATTTAGATTAAACAATATCTACATGTTCCATTTATATTTAGAAACTATTATCAGTTCATAAATTTTGTCAAGATAATGATGTCACTTTTTAATTTACACCTACTTCTTGTTGTGTGATGGGTATGAATACAAGAATCCCTCTACCGAAGGGGACAAATAAGGATGGTCTCTATAGCATTAACTTGAGTGGCGATGAAGAAAATACTGTTCATGCTCGAGAAAGAGTCTATCTTGAACAGTGGCATAGTAGATTTGGGCATCCATCTGCAAAATATTCTTAATATTCATGAACtacctttttcttatttatttcctaATGTTTGTGAGGAATGCCAACATGGCGAAAGcaatttgcttttatttttcagaTCTGCTTTCAGTGCTGAAAagcatttcaaaattatttattctGATATATGGGAATCTTCATCAATCATAAGTAAAGATGAATTTAAATTCTATGTGATATTTGTGGATGCATTCTCTAGATGTGCTTGGATATATTTCTTAACATCAAAATCTGATGTGGTTAATGTAGCatgttgaaaatattttagaatcaaaagtcaaattttttctttcggATTGGGAACGTGAATTTCAAGCTTTGTCCAAAATTTGTGCTGAGAATGAGATCAAACATAGATATCTTGTCTACATACTCCACGGCAAAATGTCACTGCTGAGAGGAAACACTGTCACATAGTTGAAATGGGTTTCTCTCTCATGACTCATGCTCATGTTCCTCAAAAATGCTAGACTTATGCATTTAGTACTgctatttatttaattaattgtaTGCTTGTTGAACCACACAAGCACAAATCtcctttgaaaatattgtttaaGAAAATTAAGATTATGAACTTTACAAAGTTTTTGGAAGCACATGTTATCCTTGTTTCACCGATTGTAGGAAAAATAAGTTGGAGTACAAGTCCCAACCATGCGTGTTTCTTGGACATGCGCCTGGGCACCACTGGTATATTTCTCTTACATATCTAGAAGTGTAATCTTTGAGGAGAGTAAgtttttacttgaaaaatttaaCCCAAAGACTACCAAACCATCCATAcctatttattttctaaacCTCTTGTCATCACCAAACCGAACTTCAATTATGAAACCATACCTTCTCCTCTAAAAACtataacttttgaacttattGATAACCCCATCACATATCAAGATCTTATTGAAGAACCAATCCCTCTTCCCCCACCATCACGAACTCACTATATGCTGACTTGCTCACAAGACGGGACCCATAGGCCTTGGGTTTTTAACTCAAAAAAGTTTGTTGTACCTACTGCCTTGCTCACAACTCTAATTCAAAATTCTGAAACCACCTTCAAGGAGGCTAGTGAAGAACCCAATTGGTGCAAGACGATGCAACATGATATTGACGCTCTTCAACATAACCACACATGGACATTGGTACGTAAGAGTGAAACTCATGCAGTAGGATCCAAATGGGTATTGGTCGACCGTATAACTATGTCTAGCGGCGACTTCTATCACCGGTATAGCCTTTTGTAACGGTGAAATATGGTACGGCTATTGAGAACTATACCGGTGATGCCACATTCACCACGATAGGATCTATAGCAGTGACAATACCGGCGTTACATTCACAGGTATACCCTACAGCGGTGAAATATTCACCGGTATAGGCACTTGCCCACCCTCATATTGTGAAAACTCTTCCTCGTACGAGCGACATAGCAAGGGTTTTCTTTGGTCGAGCTAGCAAACCATGCTCAGAGAAGCAAGCAACTATCGAGTGACGTGGTGTTTTACAAACTCTCGCTCCGAACGACTGAAATCTCTAGCTCAAGCCAGTTTCACGCCTGTTACATTGAGCAAGGGTATCACTTTCCTATTCTAAAGGATTTCTGAAACAAGAGGGGAATTTCACAAAGGTTTCATACCCTCATTTGTGCGAGGATTTCTCAGAACCCTCAGACAATCATCTTTAAGAACCCATGGAACCCTGAATCGAGGGTTTGAAAAACTGAAGGTgggtttgagactttcttttgttttttcagattCTTCTGAAATGTCTCCTTCTCTGCAGGCCTGCTACCTCCGTTACCTTCTTCATAGCAGCCTTCCGCCTCCGGTGCCATCTCCCTCTTCGGAACCCAGTCAACCACCGGTATTTTGCAGTCTGAACAGAGGATGATGGGTAAGGCACCTGAGTCGTCTGATCCTCCTCCATTGCTGGATGGCGTCGGGATGCTGTAGGTAATGATGTCACCAGTCAACCGGGCCCGCTGCCCACCAAACAAAACGTCCTCAGCCATTTTGATTTGCCAGGGCCTTCTCCTCCGATTGAATGGGACTGACGGCTGCCAAAGAGGAATAGGAGGTTGAGGCGACACCTCCATAATCTGCCCCACCGCCCGTAAGTTTCAACCGAGCAACAATAGAAATGCCAAGCGAACGAGTTACTGAACAGTGCTCGAGTTGCGACATGGCCAATTAAGTCACGCTCGAGCAAACAATGTCATGTTCAATTCAagctcaagccgagctcgaAGTGAACAAAATGGGAGTCGAACCAATCTCAAGCTGATcgagctcgagcatgactcaGCTCGTGTTCAGTCCTACTCAACAGGGGACGCTGAGCACTCGCGGCCTTCCCTTTTACTGCAATGCGGAGCACTGGCGGCCTTCCCTTTTACTGCAATATCGAGAGGGTGGGTTTACCTACAAAGGTTCAATTCCGACTGACCATCGGATTGAACtcaaaggggaaaaaacaaACCTGTAAggataaaattataaaagtagTAAAGAAACTTTTCAAATGACTAATAGCAAAAGGTAAAAGACAACGTTTGTAAACTTTTCCGAAATATgtctttgaaaaaatatatataaatttggaGTTGTACTCATTATATAAACCCCCGTTCATCTGTGACTTTCTAAAACTGAACGATGAGTACAACAGAATTCCAGTATATATGATATCGAAATTAACGAGGCAGCACGCACTTGCAATTGTGTTTCAACGCCAAAGTTGgtctgatatatatattttttaattctgCATTTCTTTGTTTCTGGATCCAAAAGTTAGAGTAGATTGATCTGCACCTATTCGGCCATCATTATCATGACAAAAGGCAGCACTGATGGAGCAGTGCTGATTGCACCAATCTTGTATCAATGGCATCCTCCTATGAGGGCACGAAGAATCAAACAAATTAATTTGTAGATGATTGCACGATCAGGAAGTGATTTCTTCATTGAAATACACATCTTTCAGTGAGAATTTCAGGCTGGCCCCATGTTTCACTTACTCTGAACTTTATATGGATCTTATTTTATGCGACAATATTGCAACTTAGATCACTCGACCCCCTAGCTTAACGGATCCCAATGGGAAAAGGCTATATGCTATGTACTCTAACTtaggaccatgtgttatggactaaaaatgatcaaaatgctTTTACTTTCCTTCCCTCATAAGGACAAAAAGTagaatttggaattttttttacctataaaattaccaaaatgcccTACTAGCAACACGTGGGAACATGTCCTCCCAAGCTAATGGCATAGCATGATGCCGCCTTCCTCCCTCCATAATAACTTTGGTTTGCACCTCACAAGAATTATGTTTATAGAACCTAACATGTACACTCTAAGGGCTCTCTAAGAATCTCTAGTATCTTAACTGCTTGATAGAAACTTTGTTTGTAGCTCTAAAAATATTAGGAACTAGAATGACGAATTATTGAGTTAAAGCCCTCAGTATTGTTAGATGTACACTGTGAGAAGATTACTAAGTGCCGGGTAAACACTTTCTAAGAGAAAACTTGCTAACTGCATATGGAAACAGattttaagttgcaaaaagggTTCTCCATTCTCTATCTGTGAAGTGATGACATTACCGCAccttctctcctcctctcttctaGTTGAATAATTGATATTTGTCGACAAGAATTGTAGATTGATCGGTAGTTTTTCTTGCTGGTTTTCCTAGATGTTACACGCTTTCCAGTTTATCTATAATGTATTAGACATCTAAATTTGATATTGTGTTTctagaaatttattttaatgaacAAGACTTGTCGACTTGATTTTATCTGTTATTGGACACCTACTTATAAGTTATTATATGTTAAaccaatttatttttcatgttacaAGTTTTATGAATTGAAAGTCAActagattttctttcttttgtgcaAGCAAAAATGCTAgcaagcagaaaaaaaaaattaaacctttggtttttgaattttcataaaatcCTATTGTGCTTTgaagaaatatgttttttactttgtttttagGATTTTCAAGTTGGAGACTACATTtctataattaattttaatttataaaataatatacataagtatttttcatataatatagcattccaaatttttttatatttttaatgatattatatatttgaaaattttaaacccGATGCTTACTTATCACATCACCATATTGCACATCGTGTCCCCTCATAGGCTTAACGACAACAAACTTAATAGCATTGAAGCCCTTATAAACCCTCAAAGATTTCTAAGAATTTCATTAGAACTAAACTTTTTCTTAGCAGacatcaatttaaaattttaacgttaaaacTATTGTGGATcagtttcataatttttgtgctctttcctcttttaaataaattaaataaattaatgTACAACGTGGTTAAAAGAGTCAATGGTCAATTAACCGATTGACAATTAACAtttatcagaaaaaattaatgaaCCCCTTATCAAAACATCGGGAATATAGAGTGCACGTGGAAGAGTACAAACGTGAAACAGTACAAAAGATTTTGGATGCCGGCAAAAGGCAACCGACATGCACTGACGCATGAACTTACAATGCAATAAATTGGGAGACTGGAATACGTAATGTCTCATAACAAGGAAATGTGTGTTATAGGTTAGAACGGACCAAAACAACAGTTTTGCTAGTTAAATGAAAGACATCTCCTCTTGTAAGGGCAAAAGTGAAACCGACAAATTATTTCAtcctataaaattttcaaaatgcttTTGTGCGAAGAAGCCTTCCCAGCATAACGTGGAAAGTGACTTCcactaaaattgaaaaaactgaGATATCTAAATTTATGTGAAAAAGTCAGGCCTATGGATGGAAGTTTGCCCTTTTCATCGGATATCAAATAATTTGACGATCAC belongs to Nymphaea colorata isolate Beijing-Zhang1983 chromosome 13, ASM883128v2, whole genome shotgun sequence and includes:
- the LOC116267243 gene encoding uncharacterized protein LOC116267243 isoform X1, with amino-acid sequence MMALAFGKLSIMVVAVFVVLGALDTGLAKAGDCRKEKEELVAACGKYCLKEKPLPFPPSAKCCSKIKAADFACLCQNVTPGDEEIFNMKLGVTLARKCGNPLPVGMKCGSYFVPEA
- the LOC116267243 gene encoding uncharacterized protein LOC116267243 isoform X2, with amino-acid sequence MMALAFGKLSIMVVAVFVVLGALDTGLAKAGDCRKEKEELVAACGKYCLKEKPLPFPPSAKCCSKIKAADFACLCQNVTPGDEEIFNMKLGVTLARKCGNPLPVGMKCGSYFVPEA